The stretch of DNA TCAgaagttagttttttttgttttttgttttgacctGATCTAGGCCAAGTGAGAATTTTCCAATGAAATGCACAATGTCTTCCACAGCAAAAAGCAGGAATGAGGAAGCACTCTATCACCCCCGGCTCACCTACGTGGAGGCGGAAGAAGCGGACGAGAGCGAAGCGGAATCTTCCGACCAACGTTCCCGCTCGGACGGGAGCTACAGCCCCCGCCGCTCGCGGATGTCCAGCGGCGCCTCGTCCCAGGAGTCCAGCCCCCGCCGCCGACCCGGTCCCAAGAAACTCAACTCCGTCTCCCCGTCGTCCCCGCGCAAAACGGAACGGCGCGGCGAACGCATGTTCGACGACTCGGACGACGATTCGTCCACGGAGAAAGAGGGGACCAACCTCAACTGGACTCCCGCCGAAATGGTCACGCCCACCCCGCCGTTCGGGGCGGGCGTGGCGCGCAGGCGAAGCGGGCCGCCCGGCGCCAAGGACCCCGTGGCCTCCAGGgccggcggaggcggcggcttGATTAACCTGTGCGCCACCGTGCCGCCCGTACCCGGCGCCGTCCCGCCGGAGGTCCGCGCCGCTGCCGTCATCTCTCAAAACGCGCAAGGTAAGACACGGGTTGGAGACTTTTAGCAGCCCGAGCGCTGACCTGGGATTTGTTTGTCTTCAGGCGCCGCCTCTGTACCAGATGGCATGGCCGGCTGGAGCCAGGCCGCCAGGACGCTCCGCAACATCACCAACAACTCGGACATGCAGCCCAATGTTCGACCCGCCAATGTAGCGCACGTAAGACATGTTTATGACTTTTTCACGTGCAAAGATTGGAACAACAAGTACGTAAGAATATGCTACGACACCAAGGGCtgggcaaatttttgggcccgggggcaacattgattttaataattttaacaGACGATtgagcacaagatacgatacatgtaaaaaagttgAATCTGTTTGTTTCCTCTGGGGCAGATTCTACAGAATCTGAGTGGCAACCAGGGAAAGCCCTTAGAGTCCCAAACCAATCACAGCCATGCTCCAACTCCCAACAGTAGCAATCCTCTTCTCTTCAATCAGTCAAACAAAATGGCCGGCCAGCAACTCACtgcccagcagcagcagcagcaacaacaacaacagcaacaacaacaacaattcatGCAACAATCCCATCAGACAATGCAACAAGCACACCACCAACAGATCCCTCAGCAAGTTCAACAGCAGCCCCTGATGCagctccaacaacaacaacaacaacaacaacaacaacagcagcagcagcaacatcaGATGATGCAGCTTCATCACCAACAGCCCCAAGTGGTTCAACAGCAGGGCTTTCCCCAAATGTCCCAGCAGCATCAGTTCcttcaacaacaacagcagcagcagcaacaacaacaaatgcacCAACAGCAAATGTTTTCccagcaacagcaacaacagcaacacgccttctctcagcagcagcagcagcagcagcagcagcttcgCCCTCAGCAACTGTTGCGTCCCGGCCTCCAGCAGCTGCAGCAGCAACAAGCGCTGCAACAGCAGCTCCAACAATTCCAACAGCAACAACGCTTGCAGCTAttgcaacaacagcaacaacaacaacaacagcagcaacaacaacaacagaatcAGCAGCAACTCCATCAACAGCatttgcagcagcagcagcaacaacaacatttcctgcaacagcagcaacaaatCCAGCAGAtgcagcaacaacagcaacaacaacagcagcatcagcagcaacaacaacaacaacagcaactcCAGAATCATCAACAGCAGGCCATTCAGCACCACAACCAACAGGCCATGCAACAGCAACAAACTATTCAGCCGCCACCGCCCGCTCACATCTCCCTCTTTGGTCACGAGCCAGGACaagaaagtaagaaaaaatcaagtattttttatatatacacacggtcacacacacaaaaagtcatCTCGTATTCAATGGTACCCCAGTTCCAAGCCCTATACTGCCCTTTTTCACATTATAAACACACCCAACCAACCCAGCCACATAGAGAGTGGCATTTTTTGGGTGTCATTTATCCAACTACTATTCAAGTTAAACGGGCTAATCCGttatttgtttattcaatatgacTTTTGCACCGCTTTGCCTAGTCTGAAAGTAGAGCTTGGCACCGTAAGTGTATAAAGCTGGTGTTGTAGACACACTTTACAATTGACTTTTGAGGATTTGTGGATGTGCTTGTAATTGACTTTGTGTGCCACAGTTCCCCAAGATGGCTTCATGCTGGGATGCGTCTTTGCCATTGCCGACTACCCGGAACAGATAGCAGACAAACAACTGCTCGCCTCGTGGAAACGGGTAAGCTACACCAAAACGCCTCCCATGGGCTTCTTGGCGACCATTATTATGCTAACTATCTCGCTAGCTAGATGATCCTTTGTGTAAACATGACTGTACCTTAAGGTCTCTTTCAAGAAGAAACACTCCAAAACATCCTTTCTTGATTAGACCTCGTTTTCTACTTggttattaacattttttggaTCTATCAAAATGAGCTCCCCTTCCTCTatgactgttgttgttgttgcagctATGGTAACCAAAGGCATGTCACTTTATTTGGTCCCGCCTCCTCTGACATACTTGAAtaaatgtagtatatatgtatagaacaTTTGTACTTTTTGCTTCAAATGGATAAGATGTCTACCAGCTATAAGTTCATTTCAACACGTGATTGGAGGCCGATCAACTCACCCCGACCCGCCTCCTTCAATTGCAGGTGATCCAGACCTACGGGGGTGCCGTGGACCCCACCCTGACCGCCCGCTGCACCCACCTGCTGTGCGAGAGTCAGGTCAGCAACATGTACGTGCAGGTAAGAACGCCAGGGGCCAAAAGACTGCCTGACCTACTCCTTTTTTAGCCAATGCCTTTTTGGCTACTGTGCCAAATGGCCCGTCAAGACGTTTGTGGCTTTTGACGACGCGCCGTCGGATGTGTCCGCTCCCAGGCCCTCCGAGAGGGGAAACGCTGCGTGACCGTCCACTGGCTCAACACGGTGGTGAAACGCAAGAGAATGGTGCCTCCTCATCGGACGCTGCATCTGCCGTTCGCCTTCCCTCCCGGAGCCAAGCCTTGCTCTCAGCACGTATGTACACCGGCCCTCCGATAAATGCTTGTTTTGATTCAGAATCCAATATATTGCTTTTGTAATCTCCCTTTTCTCTTGTTTCCACAGATCATATCTCTGACTGGTTTTGTGGACGCCGACCGGGACGACTTGAAGCTGATGGCGTACTTGGCCGGTGCCAGATACACGGGCTACCTGTGCCGGAGCAACACGGTCCTTATCTGCAAAGAGTAAGGGAAATGAAATTCATGAAATGGATGAAATGGATGGAATCAGAATCAAAAAAGCAATATTCCTTCCCCGAgaatcttgttgttgttgttttgttggtgGCATGTGTTTAATAATATGTCTCCAGAGCCAGCGGTCTCAAGCACGAGAAGGCCAAAGAGTGGAAGATTCCGTGCGTCAACGCCCAGTGGATGTGCGATATTCTGCTGGGGAACTTTGAAGCTCTCCGACAAATCCAACACAGCAGATATTCCATCTTTACGCACCCCGAGCCCCTGGTGCCGAACTTGCAGCTGGTCCAGAACCTCCTTGGCAAGTACAACACACAATTGATTGTGGGCGCACGTGTGATCTTAACCttttggatttgattttttttttacttcctgtAGCTCCCTGGAGAGCACCAATCAAAATCTCCCAAGAAGCTTTAACGGTGAGTTTGGTACTGGTTCTCCTCATATGTTGCCCCGAAGGTGCTGGGACTTTTGGTCGTGCCTTATTTTTAGGGAACAATTTTtcttgactttctcttttagaacCTGCAACTGATCCAGAAGCAAAAGCTGGCCGACACCACTAACCAACCCGCCAGTAAAAAGGCCAGGTCGGTCTTAGCCTTTTACaagatccactttttttttttaaatggttgatTTCTTTTTTGATGTAATCCTGATTTGGTGCTCACACAGAATGGAGGAGATCCAGTCCCCCAGTAAGAAGCTTCCACCCGAGTCCACTCCCAGAGTCATTTTCACTGGTTTTGAGCCCACTCAAGTTCAACAATACACAAAGGTACACACAGCTCTTAACCACCTGtttaaaaatcaatagaaatagtacaaaatattgaaaatgaagTAGCAGTAAATGcatcaaaacagaaaaaaaaaacctaagaaatgttgtcctttttgttttaataatgtTTATAAACCTTttatttgaggaattttttttggcCGTTTCACCATCGTAGCACAGTTTGACGTACGTGATGTGCCTCCGCCAGAGGCTAAATGCTTTAGGTGGCGAAGTGGTGGACGGCAGTCTGAAGGTCACCCACTTGGTGGCCAGTAAAGTCAAGCGCACGGTCAAATTCCTCAGCGCCATGTCCGTGGCCAAACACATTGTCACTCCGGAGTGGCTGGAGGAAAGCTGGAGGAGCCAGAAGTTTGTCGGTACGTACGTCCGCCTTTACAATTTCCACAGCGGACCTTGGATTTTTAACGCTCGTCACGACCATTCTTATTTTGACCTTCCAGACGAGCAGAGCTACGTTTTGAGGGACACCGAAGCCGAGGTCCTGTTCAGTTTCAGTCTGGAAGAGTCGCTGAAGAAAGCCCACAGTGCCCAGCTTTTCaaggttccaaaaaaaaaaaaaagactttaaaattgccttgccACCATAAAGGCTTTGCTAACTTGGAAGTACGCATTACATCAAAACAATTGGAGACATTCCAATTCTACCGAGTGAAACCTTTAATAATGAATAAGATGCTTTCCCACTCAACCGGGAGTGGCAGCTCAGTAAACGTAGTATTTGTTTCCTTCTCCTCAGGGAAAGTATTTCTACCTGACGCCCGGAATGTGCCCCAGCCTCGGCACCATGAAGTCCATCGTGGAAAGTGCCGGAGGGAAGCTGCTGGCCAAACAGCCGTCCTACCGGAAGATCATGGAGCACAAACACAACAAGGTCAGGCCAGGCGACTTTTATTTTTGGGACGCCAAACGGAAGCTCTGCCCCAATTGAGAAGTCACTCTGTCGTTTGTCATCCGGCAGAACCTCCCGGAGATCGTCTTGATCTCTTGCGATAATGATCTCCACCTGTGTAGAGACTACTTCCTCAAAAACATTGGTAAGGAAGCCGAGAGACGGCTTAGAATTCATCTCTTTAAAAGCCagctgattttctttttttgtggtccgTCCAGATGTCCACAACGCCGAGTTCATTCTCACCGGAGTGCTCACCCAGAAACTTAACTACGATTCATATCCTTTGATGAACCCGTGAAAGAGTTGAATGAAATCcgttagccaaaaaaaaacttccttttTGTTCTGTGCAAAGTCaagaaaaatgatgttttttccaCCTGGTGTTTTTAGCCAAAATTGTAGACCATGGAAGTCAATACATCTTCATTAGTAAAGTTAATCATTTaagttagtttaaaaaaagactatttataGTTTTGCACAGCTTAATAAAAgcttaaaaaatggaaataaatgattattaaaAGATCATTGTAGCGGCCCCATTTGACCAAATGCCAATGAACGttgtagctagctagctagctagattAAGCGAGGCCTTCCTTGACCTTCACACATATAAGTTCACATGATGAAgcggaaggaaaaaaaaaggggcgAAGAAGCCAAGAAAGAAGCTCACTGGGAATTTTCTACCTTTTTACATTTGTGCATAGATACCCGTCTTTTTCtagttttctttttcatgtttaAGAATACATATATGGAGGTTATTTTTCTCAAATGGCTGTTGAAATGATCCACTATTTTAAAGCTTGTTCTCACTGTTCAATGTGTACAGTTGATGTCAAATAGGATGCTTTTGGCAAATTAAATTGTTAATTATTTGTGACGACGACGCCGTCTCTTTTCCGTTCCCAACGCGCACATTTGGTCTACAAAGACCACTTTTGCCCACAAAAGcctcttttcatttaaattgctCTCGACAGCTTGAATTCCTGATAGATTTGATTTAATTAACTGTTAATGACGGTGTGGGGTACTTACTGCTCAACTTGTAATTGGCGCCTGTCAAGGCCCGACGtagcccccccctcccccccgggTCCGCCACACCAAATTCATATTAGGCTACCTGAGCCAAGGTCATGTGCTACATATCCGAGAGGACTGGCTCCTCCCCCTTTATTGTGGGAGGGGATTCTAGTGaagatattgttgtttttaggtgCTTTTTAAATAGAGAGCActccaaaatgacatttttcatttgatttacaGTTCATTTAACACCaacatcttttgtctttttccagATTTATGGACTCCAATCATGAATTTGATGCCTTGAGATGGGACAAAATGTCCAGATTTGCCACTCAAGTTGGACTTTAAAGACTTGAAAGACTTTAAAAGGTAGGTGCTAGCACACACTACAGCCACAAAtgacttttaaaaacaacagcaaatccATCTCAAAATGTGTTAGAAAATCCTAATCACTCATTCAGATAAATcgttaacagtaaatattccTGCCGCATGTCctaaatgtttatttgacaCTTTTTAAAACTGCACAAACATCAGGCAAACAACTGTCAATCCAACATCCAATTAAAAACCTTaacgaaaacaaaaacaataaatatcctCATTTCTAGCTGTACTCCGATGGATCCGGCATTTGAAACCCTTAAAGAGGGgacaaaatgaaatcaaaatgtGTCCCCATTAATCCATCACTGCAGTCCACATCCCACTCGCGCATAAAAATCCGAATTAATTGCAATTATAAATGCAAATGAGGAAGATGTGTGATTAAGAAGTTGCAGAGTTCCTTGTTGGTTTGGCTGTCCTCCGACGACGACGCATCACAGttagaataaaaagaaaaaaaacgtaccaGGACACAGAAAACCTTGTAATTAATTAATGGAAACGCTAGACGTGAGCAATTTCTAATTACTCGACAGCCCCTCCCACTTTTTTgtcatacacacgcacacatttgGCGTTCCATAAGATGCAATGGAATTACAGGCTAATTACACAGTGGCAGGTGGGCGGGCTCTGGGATTGCGCAATTTACATATGAGCTCATTACGCTGTGATGGAACTAATTATTAATCATTTGCCCAATTATTGCGCCAccttattactttttttttctttttaaaagggaCGCATGCCAGTATAATTTCCAGACAAAGAAAAACGAATTCAATTCATTATTGCATTCATCGGCGACCAATTActtttacacaaaaatacatagcttgttaatgaaaaaaaagataactattaaatttttttaatggttatttttaatatatattttttcaacaaaCATGCGTGAAAGACTGAAAAGAACTGAGTCAATAGACGGATGCGTCGGTTCCCATTTGTCCACTAACACAGCTTTCAAAGAAAGGATCATCTTCTACTCTATATAAAAGTACATTtcacaaaatacatttgctgatgtggaaaataacaacaatttcTTCTTTGCATaggtctttttttccatatctatTTTTACATACTTGCATATTTAATGGCTCTGTAGACTTGCCAGTCAATTCTTACAATATAGTAGCACATTTAAAGATCTCATGTAATTGTCCACGCGTAACTTTTTGACTCCATACAAACACGGTACCGTTGGAAAATGACTGACATCTATTATATTTAACATGCGTGTCACATGACATCTTAATACATTTGCTTTTCCTGGTAGAGACATCCATTTAAagctttccatatttttttgcattgtgttAGGAgccgtataaaaaaaataaaataacagatttttttacccgtgagtaaaatattaaatgtacTCCAAGAAGAGCAGCTGTTGCTATAATTGTCTTGCATGTATTATTCATGTAAATCATAATCTACTAAAACTTGTGACTAGtgctttggatttttaaaaCGGCTTCTTATTAGCTTAGCACAATAGCATGAACGCATTGACGGCACTTGACGGCCAATCGACTTCGACTGGGAGGGGCCAATTGGGCGTACTACTGGAATTTTGGTATCTCGCGCATATCTGCTACCCCCTTGTGTACAGGATGTGCATTACAGGAATACCATTGATTGAGAAGTGTGTTAGTTAAGTGATATGTCGTCCTATCCTTCGTTGACTTTAGACCCTCCGCCATTCCCCGCCGACTGGATAAAGGGCGACGGCGAGGTGGGCGAAACGGAGGCGGGAGAAGACGAGGCCGATGACGAAGAgtatgaggaggaagaggaggaggagtaagAGGCCAGCTGAGAGCCGGCGGCGCCCGGGCGACCACGCAAACGGGGGGACGCCGGCGACGGGAGCAGACGGTGGAGATTCAGAGAAGGGCCCAAAGACTTGCCAGGAGGCGGGGACGCCGCGGAAAGTTCTCGGGGGGCCGACGGCGCCGGTTTAGGAGCggtgggaggaggaggaagaggaggagccaaACGGGAGGAGGCGGGAGAGGGAGCTTTCCCACAAGTagaggaggaagagaagaagGTGGTCTGCAGGCTATCTGGGGACGCCCGACAAGGGGCTTTCCCGCAACTAGGGCGCAAGGCCGGGATCTTAGAAGCACCCCAAGCGCGTGAAGCCACCGCCGCAGCCTCGCCGCCTCCGTCCTGCAAACAGGGAGTGGACTACGCTGGACTATTATTGGGTTTCAGAGGTGCCAGAGGACGGACGGCAGGGCCTTCCTTCCTTCAAAATGGATCATTTATCGCGTGGTGACAAGTCAATATGCAGCTGTCTTAAAAGTCCATAGTCACAAATATCAGCAGATCAactatcattttgagagctggtttcaacagtaaactcaaacgaccggcgaccaaacgaccggtcaCGGTACATTTCACATTTGTGGAAGATCACTTTCATAGCCATTCCAAAAGAAAAACGGCCCATGGTATGACACAGTGCCGTCTGACCTTGATGAGGACACCCGAGGCTTATTTTGAGGCGTTCACCTGGCCCGTTGGCTTCTGGCTAGACGCCCGCTTGACTTCTTTGCCCGTCTTTTCAGGCGAGCCGGACCGGCGGCGGAACCTGCCGTGCGTTCGCTGACTGGAAGCCCCGCCCATCTGGAAGCAAGAAAGCGGCGTTCACTAACAGACACGTTTTAGttggactggaaaaaaaagatctacGCTCAAGTCGACACCAAAAGTCcgggagaaaaagaaagaaagaaaactagACGGGGAtggatggattggacttctatcgCCGCCTAAAGAGGgtaagttcattcattcattcattcgttagTCATTTTGATGTGGCAATTGAATTGGGTTAAAAAGCCAAAGGGGATCCCATCACCAAAACCAAGCCAGCCAAGAAGCCCCAGTGCAAATGGCCGCCGACCTGTTTCTTGGGGGAAGATTTGACGGCCACGGGCGGCAGTTGCCCTTTGACCCTTTTGCTCTGGGGCGAGTTGAAATTCTTGTTGATGTGAGAGGCCGGCCTCTTGGAGGGGCTTCCCTCTCGCCGGCCCTCCTCCCCCCCGAGGATCCCGGACTCGGACTCCTTCTGCCCGTGGGCCACCCGGTCCGACGTGGCCGTTTGTTCGGCGGGAGACTTGTCGGGCGTCGTTTTGGCCTTGCCAAATGCCCACAGCTTGCTTTTGGGGAACTTGAATTTGAACCCACGGCTCGGCTTTTTGAGCAAGTGGGCTCGGTTTTTGTCGGGGGAAGGAGCCTCCTCGGCGGGTTGATTTCCGCTGACGTTTTCTGTCCCTTTCTCTTCCCAAAGGGCTTCTCGCTCGAGGTCTTCGTCGTATTCGAAGATGGTCCACAGGCGGTTCGAGTCCGACTCTGAGCTCATCTGACGCGATGCTAGCGGAGGGGGAGGCGGTCCTCCTTCGTCCAAAATATCAGGGCTCAAgcttcctccttcttcttcttcttctcccggGAAGTCTTTCTCTAGCGGCGACTGGCCCTCGGCGGTCCGGTCCGTACGGTGGAATTTCTCTTTTGGCGTCCGTTTTGTGCCGTTTTGGCCTACGGTTGGGTCTTCCGGTAGAGTCGTGATGGTCGACGACTTGCTTTGGTCAGTGTTTGGGGAACCATGGAGGATTTCCCGATTCATAGTTAAACGATTGGAAAAGCCCAACGGAAGCGTTGGTGGGTGGCCAATCGGAAGGATTGCTTTCTGGGTTGGTTGTTCGACGGGCAATTTGTTGCCCCCCATTGGCACCTAAAATAAGAGGATTGTTTGTCGATTGTTGAAGccagcagctctcaaaattagattcatgacagagagtttaatatctaagtactgtttaatatttaagtactattgaaaacagtagatatttagattttaaactctcatgaatgtaattttgagagctgctttcaacagtaaactctctgttaccaaaaaaaaagggcgaccaaatgtccagtgaccaaacgtccggtcacggatgtTTATCGTTGTCGTCGGGTTCCATTTGGACGAAATGATGGTACGTACCTGTTGCATTTCTTCCGTTAATCGACTTTTGTCGCCTTCCCCGTCGTCCTTGCTTTCTGAAGAAGTAGCAGAAGTTTGTCCTTCACCTTTGACCTCCGGGTCTCGTCTTTGAAGAACCGCCGCCGCTCCTTCCTGGCCGCCACCCTTGCCAAGACGAGAGTAGATTCAAGTTCAACGAGAGGAGCACCGGGAGACGAAAAAGCACCCCCAGTTTGGAAGAAAACCCCACAAAGTGGTCTGGTCCGAACCCACCTGCCGTCCAAGCGCCGCTTTCCCGTCAGTCTCGTTGACCTCCGGTGCTTTTGCCGGGTCCATTTGGCCCGGGGAAGCGCCGGGCATTCTGGGAAATAGGCAAACGTGGCGGCGATTGTTGAGATCCCCGTCCAGGGAGGACTTTAAAAGGGGCGTTCACCTGGTGGGGACACTCCGATCGGGGCTCTGCTTCTTCTCCAGGATGGACCGCCGAGGTTTTTCCATCCGTCTCACGGGCTTCGGAGAAGACGACCTTTGGGCTTCCGTCGCCAATTGCCGACCTGAATGGCGTTTTGACCTTTCTGACCTCTGTTTTGCTGTTTTGGAATAATTATTTTGGAGGTTTCCAACCTGAAGCCGGCGCCGGATGGGAGGGCGGCTCGGGATCGGGGACGGACGCCGTGGTGGGACGTCCTCCTTCTTCGCCCTCCTGTCAAAATGGCGACATTCATTTT from Stigmatopora nigra isolate UIUO_SnigA chromosome 9, RoL_Snig_1.1, whole genome shotgun sequence encodes:
- the paxip1 gene encoding PAX-interacting protein 1 isoform X2, encoding MKASRVVQLLKDGKGKEVSYNALATHIIAEDGDNPEVGESREVFDLPVVKPSWVILSVRCGDLLPVTGFSPESGQIFFGVTACLPRLPDDLNALWAYLTFYGGECQLNLNKKVTHLVVNEPKGAKYECALKHPAIKIVTPDWIIDSVKAKSRNEEALYHPRLTYVEAEEADESEAESSDQRSRSDGSYSPRRSRMSSGASSQESSPRRRPGPKKLNSVSPSSPRKTERRGERMFDDSDDDSSTEKEGTNLNWTPAEMVTPTPPFGAGVARRRSGPPGAKDPVASRAGGGGGLINLCATVPPVPGAVPPEVRAAAVISQNAQGAASVPDGMAGWSQAARTLRNITNNSDMQPNVRPANVAHILQNLSGNQGKPLESQTNHSHAPTPNSSNPLLFNQSNKMAGQQLTAQQQQQQQQQQQQQQQFMQQSHQTMQQAHHQQIPQQVQQQPLMQLQQQQQQQQQQQQQQQHQMMQLHHQQPQVVQQQGFPQMSQQHQFLQQQQQQQQQQQMHQQQMFSQQQQQQQHAFSQQQQQQQQQLRPQQLLRPGLQQLQQQQALQQQLQQFQQQQRLQLLQQQQQQQQQQQQQQQNQQQLHQQHLQQQQQQQHFLQQQQQIQQMQQQQQQQQQHQQQQQQQQQLQNHQQQAIQHHNQQAMQQQQTIQPPPPAHISLFGHEPGQEIPQDGFMLGCVFAIADYPEQIADKQLLASWKRVIQTYGGAVDPTLTARCTHLLCESQVSNMYVQALREGKRCVTVHWLNTVVKRKRMVPPHRTLHLPFAFPPGAKPCSQHIISLTGFVDADRDDLKLMAYLAGARYTGYLCRSNTVLICKEASGLKHEKAKEWKIPCVNAQWMCDILLGNFEALRQIQHSRYSIFTHPEPLVPNLQLVQNLLAPWRAPIKISQEALTNLQLIQKQKLADTTNQPASKKARMEEIQSPSKKLPPESTPRVIFTGFEPTQVQQYTKRLNALGGEVVDGSLKVTHLVASKVKRTVKFLSAMSVAKHIVTPEWLEESWRSQKFVDEQSYVLRDTEAEVLFSFSLEESLKKAHSAQLFKGKYFYLTPGMCPSLGTMKSIVESAGGKLLAKQPSYRKIMEHKHNKNLPEIVLISCDNDLHLCRDYFLKNIDVHNAEFILTGVLTQKLNYDSYKFT
- the paxip1 gene encoding PAX-interacting protein 1 isoform X1; translation: MSEEESKVVDELFKDVKFYVVGDIDPKVVQLLKDGKGKEVSYNALATHIIAEDGDNPEVGESREVFDLPVVKPSWVILSVRCGDLLPVTGFSPESGQIFFGVTACLPRLPDDLNALWAYLTFYGGECQLNLNKKVTHLVVNEPKGAKYECALKHPAIKIVTPDWIIDSVKAKSRNEEALYHPRLTYVEAEEADESEAESSDQRSRSDGSYSPRRSRMSSGASSQESSPRRRPGPKKLNSVSPSSPRKTERRGERMFDDSDDDSSTEKEGTNLNWTPAEMVTPTPPFGAGVARRRSGPPGAKDPVASRAGGGGGLINLCATVPPVPGAVPPEVRAAAVISQNAQGAASVPDGMAGWSQAARTLRNITNNSDMQPNVRPANVAHILQNLSGNQGKPLESQTNHSHAPTPNSSNPLLFNQSNKMAGQQLTAQQQQQQQQQQQQQQQFMQQSHQTMQQAHHQQIPQQVQQQPLMQLQQQQQQQQQQQQQQQHQMMQLHHQQPQVVQQQGFPQMSQQHQFLQQQQQQQQQQQMHQQQMFSQQQQQQQHAFSQQQQQQQQQLRPQQLLRPGLQQLQQQQALQQQLQQFQQQQRLQLLQQQQQQQQQQQQQQQNQQQLHQQHLQQQQQQQHFLQQQQQIQQMQQQQQQQQQHQQQQQQQQQLQNHQQQAIQHHNQQAMQQQQTIQPPPPAHISLFGHEPGQEIPQDGFMLGCVFAIADYPEQIADKQLLASWKRVIQTYGGAVDPTLTARCTHLLCESQVSNMYVQALREGKRCVTVHWLNTVVKRKRMVPPHRTLHLPFAFPPGAKPCSQHIISLTGFVDADRDDLKLMAYLAGARYTGYLCRSNTVLICKEASGLKHEKAKEWKIPCVNAQWMCDILLGNFEALRQIQHSRYSIFTHPEPLVPNLQLVQNLLAPWRAPIKISQEALTNLQLIQKQKLADTTNQPASKKARMEEIQSPSKKLPPESTPRVIFTGFEPTQVQQYTKRLNALGGEVVDGSLKVTHLVASKVKRTVKFLSAMSVAKHIVTPEWLEESWRSQKFVDEQSYVLRDTEAEVLFSFSLEESLKKAHSAQLFKGKYFYLTPGMCPSLGTMKSIVESAGGKLLAKQPSYRKIMEHKHNKNLPEIVLISCDNDLHLCRDYFLKNIDVHNAEFILTGVLTQKLNYDSYKFT